One part of the Bacteroidia bacterium genome encodes these proteins:
- a CDS encoding SGNH/GDSL hydrolase family protein codes for MKKLSLLICLFSCLAVFSQQESTFKWWNPAEEEESLLEGRIWNSELEDPYDRLPQKAKRVVRQAVWNLSKHSAGLMIRFRSNAEKIVVRYTVKGNHAMQHMPATGVSGVDLYAIDSDGNWLWCNGQRNFGEKISFTFSGIQPNDTYHKMGREYRLYLPLYNQVEWMEIGVEDEAYFQPLPIRMEKPIVVYGTSIAQGACASRPGMAWTSILSRKLDRPLINLAFSGNGRLEEELIDLLLEVDPKIYILDCLPNLWDAKNYEDAELSKRILRSVRSLKAKNPQTPVLLVEHAGYTDGLLVPARKTAYSRVNDIQEKAFAQLKAEGYEELYYMSREEIALSLDAMVDGTHPNDLGMMQYADAYEEKLRQILDEPLGKASTTQACIQYREPGNYDWENRHRDILKMNQSDPPKTIILANSIVHFWGGLPRTKLVREEESWEKTFTPMGVRNFAYGWDRIENVLWRVYHDELEEFEAENIILMIGTNNLHLNTDEEILEGLALLIKAIQHRQAQADLRLMGLLPRRAYEERIAQLNRKLAQLAAETRVDYADIGNIFLQQDQKIDEDLFSDGLHPNATGYIKMREALLPFIQNN; via the coding sequence ATGAAAAAATTATCCCTACTCATCTGCCTGTTTTCCTGCCTTGCTGTTTTTAGCCAGCAGGAATCTACTTTTAAATGGTGGAATCCGGCAGAAGAGGAAGAAAGTCTGCTTGAAGGGCGCATCTGGAATAGCGAGCTTGAAGATCCCTATGATCGACTGCCTCAGAAAGCAAAAAGAGTAGTCAGACAAGCCGTTTGGAATCTCTCCAAACATTCCGCAGGCCTGATGATTCGCTTTCGTTCTAATGCTGAAAAAATCGTAGTCCGCTATACAGTAAAAGGTAATCATGCGATGCAACACATGCCAGCTACGGGAGTTTCCGGAGTTGATCTCTATGCCATAGATAGTGATGGAAATTGGTTGTGGTGCAATGGGCAAAGAAATTTTGGAGAGAAAATCAGCTTTACCTTCAGTGGCATTCAACCAAATGATACCTACCATAAAATGGGTCGAGAGTATCGCCTTTATCTCCCTTTATACAATCAGGTGGAATGGATGGAAATTGGGGTGGAGGATGAAGCTTATTTTCAGCCTTTACCCATTCGGATGGAAAAACCTATCGTCGTCTATGGAACTTCTATTGCGCAAGGGGCCTGTGCTTCCAGACCGGGCATGGCCTGGACCAGTATCCTGAGCAGAAAACTCGATAGGCCTTTGATCAATCTTGCCTTTTCTGGAAATGGTCGATTGGAAGAAGAATTGATTGATTTGCTGCTGGAAGTCGATCCCAAAATCTACATCCTCGACTGCTTGCCGAATCTTTGGGATGCAAAAAACTATGAGGATGCAGAGCTGAGCAAGCGAATTCTAAGATCAGTTAGGAGTTTGAAAGCAAAGAACCCTCAAACGCCTGTGCTTCTTGTTGAGCATGCGGGGTATACAGATGGGCTGCTAGTGCCTGCCAGAAAAACAGCCTATAGTCGGGTCAACGATATTCAGGAAAAAGCCTTTGCCCAATTGAAAGCGGAGGGATATGAAGAACTGTATTATATGAGCCGTGAAGAGATTGCTTTGAGCCTGGATGCAATGGTGGATGGAACCCATCCCAATGATTTGGGCATGATGCAGTATGCGGATGCTTATGAGGAAAAACTACGGCAAATTCTAGATGAGCCTTTGGGGAAGGCTTCGACCACACAGGCTTGCATTCAATATCGTGAACCCGGAAATTATGACTGGGAAAACAGGCATAGAGATATCCTGAAGATGAATCAATCTGATCCTCCCAAAACGATTATCCTGGCAAACTCTATCGTGCACTTTTGGGGAGGTTTGCCCCGGACAAAATTGGTACGAGAAGAGGAATCTTGGGAAAAGACCTTTACCCCTATGGGAGTCAGAAATTTTGCCTATGGATGGGATAGAATTGAAAATGTATTGTGGAGGGTATATCATGATGAATTGGAGGAGTTTGAAGCTGAAAATATCATCCTTATGATTGGCACCAACAATCTTCATCTCAATACCGATGAGGAAATTCTGGAAGGATTAGCTCTTCTAATAAAAGCTATTCAGCATCGTCAAGCTCAGGCCGATCTTCGATTGATGGGCTTGTTACCGCGAAGGGCTTATGAGGAACGTATTGCTCAACTGAATCGGAAACTGGCACAACTAGCCGCCGAGACCAGGGTTGATTATGCTGATATCGGAAATATTTTTCTACAGCAAGATCAGAAAATAGATGAGGACCTGTTTTCAGATGGATTACATCCCAATGCCACTGGCTATATAAAAATGCGGGAAGCTCTCCTACCTTTTATCCAGAATAACTAA
- a CDS encoding glycoside hydrolase family 127 protein has translation MNYYKQLLSTSLYMLLAIALFAACQEVANKETRQKASLELDYPIQPIAFTDVKINDSFWAPRIETNRKVTIPYNFKKSEETGRIRNFAIAGGLEEGEFEGIFFNDSDVFKIIEGAAYSLMVHKDPELDQYLDDLIHKIAAAQEEDGYLYTNRTIDPSQAADSAGTERWTSLGIHHELYNVGHMYEAAVAHYQATGKRSFLDVALKNANLVDQVFGPGKNPGFPGHQEIEIGLVKLFRVTGEKRYLDLAKFFVDQRGSEAPYESEEKANDMKYQQAHKLLADQEEAVGHSVRAGYFYSGATDVAALTGETAYDKGLDKIWKDIVHQKIYLTGGIGAEPRHEGFGPDYELPNATAYTETCAAIALMFWNHRMFLRGGDVKYMDVFERTLYNGFLAGVSFEGNTFFYPNPLEADGVKKFNQGVCGRSPWFDCSCCPVNIVRVLPSLPGYIYAVKDEDVFVNLYIGNEAKFAVGGKELQIRQTTNYPWEGKVKIEIENDIDAHFNLRIPGWARNEVMPGDLYTYVDDEKPGILAKVNGEEVTVDLQSGYLSLEKKTWAKGDVIELAFEMPVRKVESHELVEANKGKIALERGPLVYCAEEVDNPGGVLNLGVSRETPFNYSYDQGLFSGLGKINGKTSPAHGMKDFTAIPYYAWAHRKMGEMAVWLAEN, from the coding sequence ATGAACTACTATAAGCAACTACTCAGCACGAGTCTCTATATGCTGTTGGCAATAGCTTTGTTTGCAGCTTGCCAGGAAGTGGCAAATAAGGAGACAAGACAAAAGGCTTCACTCGAACTCGACTATCCCATTCAACCCATTGCCTTTACCGATGTAAAAATTAATGATAGCTTCTGGGCACCGCGTATCGAAACCAACCGCAAGGTTACCATTCCCTACAATTTCAAAAAGAGCGAAGAAACTGGACGCATCCGAAACTTTGCCATTGCTGGAGGGCTCGAAGAAGGCGAATTCGAAGGCATCTTTTTCAATGATTCCGATGTCTTCAAAATCATCGAAGGAGCGGCCTATTCCCTCATGGTTCATAAGGATCCCGAACTGGACCAATACCTGGATGACCTCATTCATAAAATAGCTGCAGCCCAGGAAGAGGACGGTTACCTCTACACCAATCGGACCATCGATCCGAGCCAAGCGGCAGATAGTGCCGGTACTGAAAGGTGGACAAGTTTGGGCATTCATCACGAGCTCTACAATGTCGGGCATATGTATGAAGCAGCAGTCGCTCACTATCAGGCGACTGGAAAGCGTTCCTTTCTGGATGTCGCCTTGAAAAATGCAAATCTGGTGGATCAGGTATTCGGGCCGGGCAAAAATCCCGGCTTTCCCGGACATCAGGAAATTGAGATCGGTTTGGTGAAGCTCTTTCGGGTAACGGGTGAGAAACGCTACCTCGATCTGGCGAAATTCTTTGTAGATCAAAGAGGATCAGAAGCACCTTATGAGTCAGAGGAAAAAGCCAATGATATGAAGTATCAACAGGCACATAAACTGCTGGCTGATCAGGAAGAAGCCGTTGGACATTCCGTACGAGCGGGCTATTTCTATTCGGGAGCTACGGATGTAGCAGCTTTGACCGGGGAGACCGCTTATGATAAAGGACTGGACAAGATTTGGAAAGACATCGTACATCAAAAGATTTATCTAACCGGAGGCATCGGAGCAGAACCTCGACACGAGGGCTTTGGGCCAGACTATGAACTCCCAAATGCGACTGCCTATACAGAGACCTGCGCAGCCATTGCCTTGATGTTCTGGAATCATCGCATGTTCCTCCGAGGGGGAGATGTGAAATACATGGACGTTTTCGAAAGGACCCTTTACAATGGTTTTCTGGCAGGAGTTTCTTTTGAAGGCAATACTTTCTTTTATCCCAATCCCCTGGAAGCAGATGGCGTGAAGAAATTTAATCAGGGAGTCTGTGGTCGATCGCCCTGGTTTGACTGCTCCTGCTGTCCAGTTAATATTGTGCGGGTCTTGCCCTCTTTGCCTGGCTATATCTATGCGGTAAAGGATGAGGATGTCTTTGTAAACCTGTATATCGGGAATGAGGCGAAATTTGCGGTCGGGGGAAAGGAACTGCAGATTAGGCAGACAACAAATTATCCCTGGGAAGGAAAGGTAAAGATTGAAATAGAGAATGACATAGATGCTCATTTCAATTTGCGTATTCCCGGCTGGGCAAGAAATGAAGTTATGCCCGGAGACCTCTATACATACGTTGATGACGAAAAACCAGGAATACTGGCAAAGGTGAATGGAGAAGAAGTAACAGTAGACTTGCAAAGCGGGTATCTCAGCCTGGAGAAAAAGACTTGGGCAAAAGGAGACGTGATTGAGCTTGCTTTTGAGATGCCGGTGAGAAAGGTAGAAAGCCATGAACTGGTGGAAGCCAATAAGGGCAAAATCGCACTCGAAAGAGGACCTTTGGTTTACTGTGCAGAAGAGGTAGACAATCCCGGAGGAGTTTTGAATTTGGGTGTTTCTCGAGAGACTCCCTTCAATTATAGCTATGATCAGGGTCTCTTTTCAGGCTTGGGTAAAATAAATGGCAAGACTTCGCCAGCTCATGGAATGAAGGACTTTACGGCTATACCTTATTATGCGTGGGCACATAGAAAAATGGGAGAAATGGCCGTCTGGCTGGCCGAAAACTAA
- a CDS encoding sialidase family protein: protein MKNRIIFLASMLLLLACKENKSQKPLDAEATVGIEKLSEPKALFQQGESGYACFRIPALIKAANGDVLAFCEARKNGCSDTGDIDLVMKRSTDQGQSWGELEVIWDDGKNVCGNPAPVLEEKSGNIHLLLTWNKGTDHESEIIAGESEDTRRVFHLSTEDHGESWTEPKEITATTKLPNWTWYATGPVHGIQMKQGPYAGRLVIPCDHIEAESKKYYSHVIYSDDQGSTWQLGGTTPQDQVNECTIAELPNGDLLLNMRNYARKESQSRQIAISKDGGLNWEDQKFDTELPEPRCQAAMLAVKRGEKELLLFSNPAHGSERKNMSLAVSEDQGASWSAKKTIYAGNSAYSDLVEMDNGQILLFHEGGENSAYDAILYSLLSIQ, encoded by the coding sequence ATGAAAAACAGGATCATTTTCCTTGCATCTATGCTTTTGCTACTTGCGTGCAAAGAGAATAAGAGTCAAAAGCCGCTGGATGCAGAAGCAACTGTCGGCATTGAAAAGCTTTCCGAACCAAAGGCCTTGTTTCAGCAAGGAGAGTCCGGCTATGCCTGTTTTCGGATTCCCGCCCTCATAAAAGCGGCCAATGGAGATGTACTGGCTTTTTGTGAAGCGCGGAAAAATGGCTGCTCAGATACGGGCGATATTGACCTGGTCATGAAACGCTCCACAGATCAGGGACAAAGTTGGGGAGAACTGGAGGTAATTTGGGATGATGGGAAAAATGTATGTGGAAATCCCGCTCCGGTTTTGGAAGAAAAAAGCGGAAATATCCATTTGCTCCTCACCTGGAACAAAGGCACAGATCATGAGTCTGAAATCATTGCCGGGGAAAGTGAGGATACGCGAAGAGTATTTCATTTGAGCACAGAGGATCATGGCGAAAGTTGGACCGAGCCCAAAGAAATTACCGCAACTACCAAACTCCCGAATTGGACCTGGTATGCAACAGGACCGGTGCATGGGATTCAAATGAAACAAGGTCCCTATGCAGGAAGATTAGTCATTCCTTGCGACCATATAGAGGCTGAAAGCAAGAAATACTATTCTCATGTGATCTATTCGGATGATCAGGGGTCAACTTGGCAACTCGGAGGGACTACCCCTCAGGATCAGGTCAATGAATGCACCATCGCAGAACTCCCCAATGGAGACTTACTCCTGAATATGAGAAACTATGCCCGAAAGGAATCTCAAAGTCGTCAAATAGCGATTAGCAAAGACGGTGGCCTGAACTGGGAGGATCAAAAGTTTGATACTGAATTGCCAGAACCTCGATGTCAGGCGGCTATGCTTGCCGTCAAAAGAGGAGAAAAAGAGCTTTTGTTATTCTCCAATCCCGCCCATGGATCAGAACGGAAAAATATGAGCCTGGCAGTAAGTGAAGATCAGGGAGCTTCCTGGAGTGCAAAAAAAACTATTTATGCCGGAAACTCGGCTTACTCTGATTTGGTGGAAATGGATAATGGCCAGATTCTGCTCTTTCACGAAGGAGGAGAGAACAGTGCCTATGATGCTATCTTATATAGCTTGCTTTCTATCCAATAA
- a CDS encoding CHAT domain-containing protein, whose product MKSLPVIFLAFANDRVDAARYLRNLPLEQRQIYEVLEAAEEAKLCEIVSISNATIKQIIDTFQKERYKDRIAIFHFGGHADGYQLLLETETGEHEVAHGKGLVSFLSRQRSLQLVFLNGCTTEQQSQELVDAGVPLVIGTNSSISDNVATRLAVRFYGSLANGANLLHAWRDAEDEIHIRTAGTSSSSRSLDFGLWNDEVVRDAFPWRLILREGAEIVEEWNLPDAANNPLFGLPNPPKKDLPEEPFRFLKWYEADHAEIFFGRSYVIRNLYERITDEHTAPLLLLYGKSGVGKSSLLDAGLLPRLRQMSEVKYVRISNEYTLLKSLRQQLEEKEEDKGKSLKKLWQEKEEVAGKAQVIILDQLEGIYTEGNENREAELEELLVQLKEVFQEVSDRPNGKLILSYRKEYHAEIEKTCKGLQIPREQVYLPALARKDIMEVVGGLSSTERLRRKYRLEVDELLPTIIADDLLVDSHSSIAPVLQILLTKMWELTETEEKRHFSVENYNRLLKEGILLDDFFEQQTQKIRQLHPDAESSGLIIDLLNHHTTDFSTARSRGLEELRKRYLHREDVLETILQELKQLYLLTDIGGKTTLAHDTLAPLVQKEFKESDRPGQRAIRILESKRPSFEQNKEVYLDADDLELVEQGKAGMRFWIKKEEELIERSRLRKAKLEKERARNKRFKQIAVAGLALFSVVISYLGYQAYQEARANEKVVMALEVERTDATQALRLAAEGQAIKPDNKAIRQTLSRIYASNEFYQDTYQQRSPIRALALSPDGKLVLSGDENGRIWRWDEGGNLLDSAKVYEEALHEIVFTPDGEFYATAANDSRLLIWTKGGEIFERLKGDGTPFTSLVFSTDGKQLLGGTRDGKIWIWSWKTGKLDTSFVAHGGSFRGVKSLDYSSDGQRFLSASADTSAKVWTRKGELIRKLDARSDWVLSAYFSDNDQYILTASRDKSAILWDTTGKKIVQLKGHTNRVTKAYFGPGENLFTSGADGIIIQWDKDGNQLKKYVGHGNAINALAFDEKARVFFSASENGTIRKWEIDSKIARQLLHPQISTTTLFTVGLGANNLSFDGSLLATGGEKKYLSNYVRFTDQSTHALPIRIWDLRNKNTYDLEGHEADISSLAFSPDAKSLLSGSMDGSLIFWTLPTSKSPKSESKIIGTHNGGCTLVNWSQDASFFISSGLDSLLNIWNSNGELLQSFRGEDWIRTAAIFPDGKTILTGATDGSLKLWEVGGAEEPSAIWKEHQTAVRSICFSPDGKYLASGDLSNTLILWNDEGEIIWKKDLSGTSLSGSGAIKDIEFSLDSRQIIYASADGGANILDLNGNLLQSMQETAVKFTGVGFAPDGNTVFCAGDDGMVRFYYTLEGYLEHQGMNN is encoded by the coding sequence ATGAAATCCCTTCCGGTGATATTTTTGGCTTTTGCCAACGATCGGGTAGATGCTGCGAGATATTTGCGAAATCTGCCACTCGAACAAAGGCAAATTTATGAAGTATTGGAGGCTGCAGAAGAGGCGAAGCTTTGTGAAATAGTTTCTATTTCCAATGCCACGATCAAACAGATCATAGATACTTTCCAGAAAGAGCGCTACAAAGATCGGATAGCCATTTTTCACTTTGGTGGGCATGCAGATGGTTATCAATTATTATTGGAAACAGAGACTGGAGAACATGAAGTCGCTCACGGCAAAGGCCTGGTTTCTTTCCTTTCTCGCCAAAGATCACTGCAATTGGTATTCTTAAATGGATGTACTACCGAGCAGCAATCGCAGGAATTGGTTGATGCTGGAGTTCCTTTGGTTATTGGTACAAACTCCTCGATCTCAGATAATGTCGCTACCCGTTTGGCCGTTCGATTTTACGGAAGTCTGGCCAATGGTGCCAATCTCCTGCATGCCTGGCGGGATGCCGAGGATGAAATTCACATCAGAACTGCTGGGACAAGTTCTTCCTCACGGAGCCTTGATTTTGGCTTGTGGAACGATGAAGTAGTTCGCGATGCTTTCCCCTGGCGGCTGATTCTGAGAGAGGGAGCAGAAATTGTGGAAGAGTGGAATCTGCCGGATGCCGCTAACAATCCCTTGTTTGGCCTTCCCAATCCCCCTAAAAAAGACTTGCCGGAAGAACCTTTTCGTTTTCTCAAATGGTACGAGGCGGATCATGCAGAAATCTTTTTTGGAAGGTCTTACGTGATCCGGAATCTATACGAGCGAATCACAGATGAACATACGGCTCCTTTACTTTTACTATACGGTAAATCTGGAGTTGGTAAATCTTCTCTGTTGGATGCGGGCTTGTTACCCCGCTTAAGACAGATGTCGGAAGTAAAATATGTCCGGATTTCAAACGAATATACCTTGCTGAAAAGCCTAAGGCAGCAATTGGAGGAAAAGGAAGAAGATAAGGGAAAGAGCTTAAAGAAACTGTGGCAGGAAAAAGAGGAAGTGGCAGGAAAAGCCCAGGTTATCATCCTGGATCAGTTGGAGGGTATCTATACCGAAGGAAATGAAAATCGAGAGGCAGAATTAGAGGAACTCCTCGTTCAGCTGAAAGAAGTTTTTCAGGAAGTTTCGGACCGACCCAATGGTAAACTGATTCTTTCTTACCGAAAAGAGTACCATGCTGAGATTGAAAAAACCTGTAAGGGCCTGCAAATTCCACGTGAACAAGTCTATCTACCAGCTTTGGCGAGAAAGGACATTATGGAAGTGGTAGGTGGATTAAGTTCTACGGAACGTTTGAGACGAAAATACCGATTGGAAGTAGACGAACTGCTTCCTACTATAATAGCAGACGATCTTTTGGTGGATAGCCATTCCTCCATAGCTCCAGTTTTGCAAATTCTATTGACGAAGATGTGGGAGTTAACTGAGACAGAGGAAAAACGCCACTTCAGCGTAGAAAACTACAATCGACTATTGAAGGAAGGCATTTTGCTGGATGATTTCTTCGAACAGCAAACGCAGAAAATACGACAGCTTCATCCAGATGCCGAAAGTTCGGGTTTGATCATTGATCTGCTCAACCATCACACAACTGATTTTTCCACAGCTAGAAGCAGAGGTTTGGAGGAACTGAGGAAGCGCTACCTGCATCGGGAAGATGTATTGGAGACAATCCTGCAAGAGTTGAAGCAGCTATACCTGCTAACAGATATTGGTGGAAAAACCACCCTGGCCCATGATACCCTGGCGCCTTTGGTTCAAAAAGAATTTAAAGAGTCTGATCGTCCCGGCCAGCGTGCAATACGGATTCTGGAAAGCAAACGGCCGAGCTTCGAGCAAAATAAGGAAGTCTACCTGGATGCGGATGACCTGGAATTGGTGGAGCAGGGGAAAGCAGGTATGCGCTTCTGGATAAAAAAAGAGGAAGAATTGATAGAGAGGAGTCGACTGAGGAAGGCGAAGTTGGAGAAGGAAAGAGCACGCAATAAACGCTTTAAGCAAATTGCAGTTGCCGGCCTTGCATTATTCTCCGTGGTGATTAGTTACCTGGGCTATCAGGCCTATCAGGAGGCCAGAGCCAATGAGAAGGTCGTCATGGCACTTGAAGTAGAAAGAACCGATGCAACCCAGGCATTGAGGTTAGCGGCTGAAGGCCAGGCCATCAAACCGGATAACAAGGCGATAAGGCAAACCTTAAGCAGAATTTATGCTTCTAATGAGTTTTACCAGGATACTTACCAACAAAGGAGTCCGATACGAGCTTTGGCTTTATCTCCAGACGGCAAGCTTGTACTTAGCGGAGATGAAAATGGGCGAATTTGGCGTTGGGATGAAGGGGGAAACTTACTGGATTCAGCTAAGGTGTATGAGGAGGCCCTCCATGAGATAGTATTTACTCCAGATGGCGAATTTTATGCTACAGCGGCCAATGATTCAAGACTGTTGATATGGACTAAAGGAGGGGAAATATTTGAGCGATTAAAAGGTGATGGAACCCCTTTTACGAGTCTGGTATTCTCAACGGACGGGAAACAATTGTTGGGAGGTACGAGAGATGGGAAAATATGGATATGGTCATGGAAAACTGGAAAATTGGATACCAGTTTTGTTGCGCATGGGGGTAGTTTTCGAGGAGTAAAGTCATTGGATTATTCATCTGATGGACAACGTTTTCTCAGTGCGAGTGCTGATACCTCTGCAAAAGTATGGACTAGGAAAGGGGAGTTGATTCGAAAGCTGGATGCACGCTCAGATTGGGTTTTGAGCGCTTATTTCTCAGATAATGATCAATATATTTTGACAGCAAGTAGGGACAAGTCTGCAATATTATGGGACACTACAGGGAAAAAAATAGTTCAGCTTAAAGGGCATACCAATAGAGTTACTAAAGCCTATTTTGGGCCTGGTGAGAATTTATTTACATCCGGTGCCGACGGAATAATCATTCAGTGGGATAAAGACGGAAACCAATTAAAAAAGTATGTAGGTCATGGAAATGCCATTAATGCTTTAGCATTTGATGAAAAAGCGAGGGTTTTCTTTTCTGCGAGTGAAAATGGAACTATTAGAAAGTGGGAAATTGATTCGAAAATAGCTAGACAATTGCTACATCCTCAGATTTCAACTACAACCTTGTTTACTGTTGGCCTTGGAGCGAATAATCTTTCTTTTGATGGAAGCTTGTTAGCGACCGGAGGGGAAAAGAAATATTTGAGTAATTATGTAAGATTTACTGATCAAAGCACCCATGCTCTCCCCATTCGTATTTGGGATTTACGTAATAAGAATACATACGATCTCGAAGGGCATGAGGCAGATATTAGTTCGCTTGCCTTTTCTCCTGATGCTAAGTCGCTTCTTTCAGGCTCTATGGATGGATCACTCATATTTTGGACCCTTCCAACATCTAAGAGTCCAAAGTCCGAATCTAAAATTATCGGAACCCATAATGGAGGTTGCACACTTGTGAATTGGTCACAAGATGCATCATTTTTCATAAGTTCCGGACTAGATAGCCTGTTAAATATTTGGAACTCCAATGGTGAACTTTTGCAAAGCTTTAGGGGGGAAGATTGGATCAGAACAGCTGCAATTTTCCCTGACGGAAAAACCATCTTAACTGGAGCAACTGATGGAAGCTTAAAACTCTGGGAAGTCGGAGGGGCTGAGGAGCCTAGTGCGATTTGGAAAGAACATCAAACAGCTGTTCGGAGCATTTGCTTTTCTCCTGACGGAAAATATCTAGCAAGTGGTGATCTCTCAAACACTCTCATTCTATGGAATGATGAGGGGGAGATAATATGGAAGAAAGATCTTTCTGGAACAAGCCTCAGCGGTAGCGGTGCCATAAAGGACATAGAATTCTCCCTAGATTCCAGGCAGATCATTTATGCTAGTGCTGATGGAGGGGCTAATATTCTGGACCTTAATGGGAACCTCTTGCAAAGCATGCAGGAGACAGCCGTTAAATTTACTGGGGTAGGATTCGCCCCCGACGGAAATACCGTTTTTTGCGCCGGGGACGATGGCATGGTTCGATTTTATTATACCCTGGAGGGATATCTTGAACATCAGGGTATGAATAATTAA
- a CDS encoding alpha/beta hydrolase: protein MKSFSFLALCFLLLWGNACLQGQTEGQIITKSFKVIDTIDLKMDIHYPAEFKKGDQLPVIIFFFGGGWKGGTIEQFRPHAQYFASRGIIAALADYRVESRHGTTPFESVKDAKSAIRFLRIHQEELGIDSDKIIAAGGSAGGHLAAATALVPGLEEEGEKLEISSQSNAMVLFNPVYNNGPGQYGYDRIGERYPEISPRHNIRKGAPPAIVFFGTEDPLLSPETAMDFDAAMEAVGSQCETFLYEGQKHGFFNFAKPKYYKETVYQTDRFLQKLGYLSGEPAIKRETENK from the coding sequence ATGAAAAGTTTCTCTTTCCTTGCTTTATGCTTCCTTTTATTATGGGGGAACGCTTGTCTTCAGGGACAAACAGAAGGCCAGATTATTACCAAAAGTTTTAAGGTCATAGATACCATTGACCTGAAAATGGATATTCACTATCCAGCAGAATTTAAAAAGGGAGATCAATTGCCTGTGATTATCTTCTTTTTTGGAGGTGGATGGAAAGGAGGAACAATCGAACAGTTTCGACCACATGCCCAATATTTTGCTTCAAGAGGGATCATAGCAGCTCTGGCTGATTATCGCGTAGAATCCCGGCACGGTACTACTCCTTTTGAATCAGTAAAGGATGCAAAATCTGCCATTAGATTTTTGCGTATCCATCAGGAAGAACTGGGCATAGATTCCGATAAAATCATTGCAGCTGGAGGATCAGCTGGAGGACATCTGGCAGCTGCGACGGCTTTGGTTCCTGGATTAGAGGAAGAAGGGGAAAAGCTGGAGATCTCTTCCCAATCAAATGCGATGGTCCTTTTCAATCCTGTTTACAATAATGGACCGGGACAGTACGGATACGATCGCATAGGCGAACGTTATCCCGAAATCTCTCCCCGACATAATATCAGAAAAGGTGCCCCACCTGCCATCGTCTTTTTTGGTACAGAAGATCCCCTGCTAAGTCCGGAAACGGCCATGGATTTTGATGCTGCAATGGAAGCGGTGGGAAGCCAATGTGAGACCTTTTTATATGAAGGCCAAAAACACGGATTTTTCAATTTCGCCAAACCGAAATACTACAAAGAAACCGTCTACCAAACAGACCGATTTTTGCAGAAGCTGGGCTATTTAAGTGGAGAGCCTGCCATAAAAAGAGAAACTGAAAACAAATAG